Proteins found in one Sphingobium sp. V4 genomic segment:
- a CDS encoding NAD(P) transhydrogenase subunit alpha: MDFISILSIFVLACFVGYYVVWSVTPALHTPLMAVTNAISSVIIVGALVASAEAGSIAAKVLGLVAVVFASVNIFGGFAVTERMLAMYKKKERK; the protein is encoded by the coding sequence ATGGACTTCATTTCCATCCTGTCGATTTTCGTGCTGGCGTGCTTCGTCGGCTATTATGTGGTCTGGTCGGTGACGCCCGCGCTCCACACGCCGCTGATGGCGGTCACCAACGCCATTTCCTCGGTCATCATCGTCGGCGCGCTGGTCGCGTCGGCGGAGGCGGGCAGCATTGCGGCGAAGGTGTTGGGGCTGGTCGCGGTGGTCTTCGCATCGGTCAACATCTTCGGTGGCTTCGCGGTCACGGAACGCATGTTGGCGATGTACAAGAAGAAGGAGCGCAAGTGA